Proteins encoded within one genomic window of Paenarthrobacter sp. JL.01a:
- the rplI gene encoding 50S ribosomal protein L9, translating to MAKLILTHEVTGLGAAGDVVEVKDGYARNFLLPRGFALTWSKGGEKQVESIKAARAARAHASVEAAQAQAQALSSKKVKLEVKAGESGRLFGTVKPADVAAAVEAAGLGAIDKRNVELPNHIKSVGSYQANVRLHEDVSAVIDLEVVASK from the coding sequence ATGGCTAAGCTCATTCTGACCCACGAAGTAACCGGTCTCGGTGCTGCTGGCGACGTTGTCGAGGTCAAGGACGGTTACGCACGTAACTTCCTGCTGCCCCGCGGCTTCGCCCTGACCTGGTCGAAGGGTGGCGAGAAGCAGGTTGAGTCCATCAAGGCTGCCCGCGCTGCTCGTGCCCACGCTTCTGTTGAAGCTGCACAGGCACAGGCCCAGGCTCTGTCCTCCAAGAAGGTCAAGCTCGAGGTGAAGGCCGGCGAGTCCGGTCGTCTCTTCGGTACCGTCAAGCCGGCCGATGTCGCTGCTGCTGTTGAGGCCGCTGGCCTTGGCGCCATCGACAAGCGCAACGTTGAACTGCCGAACCACATCAAGTCTGTCGGTTCGTACCAGGCCAACGTTCGCCTGCACGAGGATGTTTCCGCTGTTATCGACCTCGAGGTCGTTGCCAGCAAGTAG
- a CDS encoding DUF1801 domain-containing protein, with product MAENKTQPTDASVHDFLSAVEHPVRRADGLELLDMMRDATGQEPVMWGPTIIGFGSYHYKYASGREGDAAAVGFSPRKANLALYGLTYGPDADQLLPELGKHKTGAACLYINKLDDVDRSVLAEMIRSGYRHVMSELHTP from the coding sequence ATGGCAGAGAACAAGACCCAACCGACGGATGCATCTGTCCACGATTTCCTTAGTGCTGTGGAGCACCCTGTCCGGCGGGCTGACGGCTTGGAATTGCTGGACATGATGCGGGACGCCACCGGCCAGGAGCCTGTCATGTGGGGCCCGACCATTATTGGCTTCGGCAGCTACCACTACAAGTACGCCAGCGGGCGCGAGGGCGATGCTGCAGCCGTCGGATTCTCGCCACGAAAGGCCAACCTGGCCCTTTACGGGCTCACTTACGGCCCCGATGCAGACCAGCTCCTCCCCGAGCTTGGCAAACACAAGACCGGGGCGGCCTGCTTGTACATCAATAAGTTGGACGACGTGGACCGGAGCGTGTTGGCGGAGATGATCCGCTCCGGCTACCGCCACGTGATGTCGGAGCTCCACACCCCCTGA
- a CDS encoding PhzF family phenazine biosynthesis protein, with translation MTPEALRLRPFHQVDVFSDQPYRGNPLAVVVEAEGLSTEAMQHFANWTNLSETTFLLPPTDPAADYKVRIFTASEEFPFAGHPTLGSAHTWLQAGGVPKTEGVLVQECGAGLVRVKHDAGRLAFAAPPLTRFGPVSDAERSQLAAGLGISEAEIVDASWLVNGPQWIGVLLGSADQVLALEPDFVAMGDLKVGVIGPHEPGSAVDFEVRTFIPGDAMVEDPVTGSFNAGAAQWLIGSGRAPEEYVAAQGTVLGRAGRIHVIARDGDIWIGGASATCIQGSVIL, from the coding sequence GTGACTCCAGAAGCCCTCCGCCTCCGCCCGTTCCACCAAGTCGACGTCTTTTCCGACCAGCCGTACCGAGGGAACCCCTTGGCCGTGGTGGTGGAGGCCGAAGGTCTCAGCACCGAGGCCATGCAGCACTTCGCCAATTGGACCAACCTTTCGGAGACCACCTTCCTCCTCCCTCCCACCGACCCGGCGGCCGACTACAAAGTGCGGATTTTCACCGCCAGCGAGGAGTTCCCCTTCGCGGGGCACCCGACGCTCGGATCGGCGCATACATGGCTGCAGGCCGGGGGAGTGCCCAAGACGGAGGGCGTCCTGGTTCAGGAGTGCGGTGCGGGCTTGGTTCGGGTGAAGCACGACGCCGGCCGGCTGGCTTTCGCTGCTCCGCCATTGACGCGTTTTGGTCCAGTGAGCGACGCCGAACGATCCCAACTCGCGGCGGGCCTGGGTATCTCGGAGGCTGAGATAGTCGACGCATCGTGGCTGGTCAACGGCCCGCAGTGGATTGGCGTCCTCCTTGGGTCAGCGGACCAGGTACTGGCCTTGGAACCGGATTTCGTGGCCATGGGTGACCTCAAGGTCGGGGTGATTGGCCCGCACGAGCCAGGTTCCGCCGTCGACTTTGAAGTCCGCACCTTCATTCCTGGTGATGCCATGGTGGAGGACCCGGTGACGGGGAGTTTCAACGCCGGAGCGGCCCAGTGGCTGATTGGATCGGGCAGGGCGCCCGAGGAGTATGTTGCCGCTCAAGGCACCGTGCTGGGCAGGGCCGGGCGTATCCACGTCATCGCCAGGGATGGTGATATCTGGATCGGCGGAGCATCGGCCACCTGCATCCAAGGCAGTGTGATCCTGTAG
- the rpsR gene encoding 30S ribosomal protein S18, which produces MAKAELRKPKPKSNPLKAADITVIDYKDVALLRKFISDRGKIRARRVTGVTVQEQRKIAQAIKNAREVALLPYSGAGRG; this is translated from the coding sequence ATGGCTAAGGCTGAACTCCGTAAGCCCAAACCAAAGTCCAACCCCTTGAAGGCCGCTGACATCACTGTCATCGACTACAAGGACGTAGCATTGCTGCGCAAGTTCATCTCCGACCGCGGAAAGATCCGTGCTCGTCGCGTTACTGGCGTTACCGTTCAGGAACAGCGCAAGATCGCCCAGGCAATCAAGAACGCCCGCGAAGTTGCTCTGCTGCCTTACTCCGGCGCTGGCCGCGGCTAA